One genomic window of Azospirillum sp. TSH58 includes the following:
- a CDS encoding LysE family translocator, with the protein MNWQTLGFFFATAFVLSMTPGPNMLLAMSLGLRYGIRRAAWGGLGMCVALTTMATLSVLGLGALLAASEPAFQAVKWAGVAYLTWLGIAAWRAPVPDGSPRATAAAAAEEAPAHRLFLRGLLVAFSNPKALVFMAALFPQFIDPAAPLMPQLVALVAIMVVIEFGWIMAYATGGNSIGARLTSGSAARTLNRLTGGLMIGAGGLLALARRL; encoded by the coding sequence ATGAACTGGCAGACTCTTGGATTCTTCTTCGCGACGGCCTTCGTGCTGTCGATGACTCCCGGCCCCAACATGCTGCTGGCGATGAGCCTCGGCCTGCGCTACGGCATCCGCCGGGCGGCCTGGGGCGGGCTCGGCATGTGCGTGGCGCTGACGACGATGGCCACCCTGTCGGTGCTCGGCCTCGGCGCCCTGCTGGCGGCGTCGGAGCCGGCCTTCCAGGCGGTGAAGTGGGCGGGCGTGGCCTATCTGACCTGGCTCGGCATCGCCGCGTGGCGGGCGCCGGTGCCGGACGGCTCGCCGCGCGCCACCGCCGCCGCCGCGGCGGAGGAAGCCCCGGCCCATCGCCTGTTCCTGCGCGGGCTGCTGGTCGCCTTCAGCAACCCGAAGGCTCTGGTCTTCATGGCCGCGCTGTTCCCGCAATTCATCGACCCGGCGGCTCCGCTGATGCCGCAGCTCGTGGCGCTGGTGGCGATCATGGTGGTGATCGAGTTCGGCTGGATCATGGCCTACGCCACCGGCGGCAACAGCATCGGCGCCCGTCTGACCAGCGGGTCCGCCGCCCGGACCCTCAACCGCCTGACCGGCGGCCTGATGATCGGCGCCGGCGGTCTGCTGGCACTCGCCCGCCGGCTGTGA
- a CDS encoding molybdenum cofactor biosynthesis protein MoaE, producing MTVKVQSEDFDVGAELAAMTGGKTGIGGVTLFVGLVRDMAGGESVSAMTLEHYPGMTERQLEAIEAEARARWPLDDALIIHRYGRLEPGDRIVLVATASAHREAAFESCHFLIDWLKTKAPFWKMEATPDGERWVEAKDSDDAAAARWAKPA from the coding sequence GTGACGGTGAAGGTGCAGAGCGAGGATTTCGACGTCGGGGCGGAACTGGCAGCGATGACCGGCGGCAAGACCGGCATCGGCGGGGTGACCCTGTTCGTCGGGCTGGTGCGCGACATGGCCGGCGGCGAGTCCGTCAGCGCCATGACGCTGGAGCATTATCCCGGCATGACCGAGCGGCAGTTGGAGGCCATCGAGGCGGAGGCGCGGGCGCGCTGGCCGCTGGACGACGCGCTCATCATCCACCGCTACGGGCGGCTGGAGCCGGGCGACCGGATCGTGCTGGTGGCCACCGCCAGCGCCCATCGTGAGGCGGCCTTCGAAAGCTGCCATTTCCTGATCGACTGGCTGAAGACCAAGGCGCCCTTCTGGAAGATGGAGGCCACCCCGGACGGCGAGCGTTGGGTGGAGGCCAAGGACTCCGACGACGCGGCGGCGGCCCGCTGGGCGAAACCGGCGTAA
- the moaD gene encoding molybdopterin converting factor subunit 1, producing the protein MKILYFAWLRTKIGVATETVDLPAEVRDVGSLVEWLKTRSPKHADALANSTVVKVAVNQEHVPYDHPVGPGDEVALFPPVTGG; encoded by the coding sequence ATGAAGATCCTCTATTTCGCCTGGCTGCGCACCAAGATCGGCGTGGCGACCGAGACGGTGGACCTGCCGGCGGAGGTCCGGGACGTCGGCTCCCTGGTGGAGTGGCTGAAGACCCGCAGCCCGAAGCACGCCGACGCGCTCGCCAACAGCACGGTGGTCAAGGTCGCGGTGAACCAGGAGCATGTGCCCTACGACCACCCGGTCGGCCCCGGCGACGAGGTGGCCCTGTTCCCACCCGTGACCGGCGGCTGA